Part of the Perognathus longimembris pacificus isolate PPM17 chromosome 1, ASM2315922v1, whole genome shotgun sequence genome, caaggaagaaaaaaatagacactAAAAGAGTTTGAGACAAGGAATTAAGTGGAAACAGTCACAGGGGTTTGAAGCCTTGGGTTTCAAGCTGAGATGGAGTTGGGGGaagtggaaaggaaggagaaggggaagcatgGCTCCACAAGGAATAACCAAGCCGCCTTGCCCACAGACACCCCAAAGCTCAGTACCCACTTGCAGGACACTGATGGGACTTTCCTTACTCATTACTTTCCCCTAGGAGTGTCTAGGCTGCCAGTGGGATCTGAATTTAGATTCTGAAAAGAGCCGGCTGAAGAACTGGCCCTTGGGATATTGTGAGAATGGGGCAGTGTGACTTGCAGGCACTTTCCTTCAGCTGTCTTTTGTCAGTCCTAACAGACTGAAGGTTGGCTCGGAAAATCTGGGATCCTAAACAAGGGGGGaagttggggggagaggggggtgttAACTACTCACCACCCTGCCTGGgctgagaagaggagaggggtggAAGTGCTTCCCTAGACCCCCAGCAGCATCCCAGCCTGCCCGGAGGTCCAGGGTGCCCGGGTGATTGTCGGCCGCCGGCACTCGTAGGGCCGCTCTTGCTCGTTGCACCCTAAACTCTTGCAAGTCGTGGCCCAGTGAACTAAATGCAACTGtcttggaggtgggggtggggtggggtggaggaagggggattgtgtgtgtgtgtgtgtgtgtgtgtgtgtgtgtgtgtttgaggggTGACATCACGGGGCGGGACCCTCCAATCCTTCCCTCTgtatgggggggaagggggaacccAGATTGCCTACTGCTCTAGTTCAGAGCCAGAGACTCCCCAATCACAGCAGAGAAAAGTCTAGGGAGACACATCAGGAGATTtggagaaatgtttccaatgcatTTAAGATGAGTCGACAACTTGAAGctctcaaagccctaactggggTGCAAACGACCCCCTAGCTCCGGTTTGGTTTCTTCCACTTCCCAGAGAATTGGAGTATTGTCTTTCTGGAGAACCGGGTGGTCGGGATCGGGAGCCGGGGAAGGGACTTTTACTGATCTGGGGGCGCTGGTGGTGGGCTGAGTGGAAAAACACTTGCGGAGCATGACGGGGCATTGACAGAACTGTAAGGCTAGAAGCGTGTGCAGAGAAGGGGAGATCCCGGGGGTCTGCGCGGGAGCAGGGGGTGGCGGGCCGACGTCGGCTGAGGGGGCTCGGCATGCAAATAAGTGCGAAGAGGCCGGACGAGGAGGGCAGTGTTCTGTGGTACTTGGCTCGGGTTCTGAGCCCGCGGAGTCCCACTCCCAGCTCCCCCTACCCAACAATCCAGGACCGGGCCTGCGAGCCGCGTCCAGAGGGGGAGGACCCGGGGCGTGGGAGCCGCAGTTAgcggggccgcccgcccgcccgggccggAGCCGGGGTAGGCCGTGGGTTgcctggagaggaggaggggccgATCACAGAgcccgggtggggggtggggggcagcctgTGGCACCGTCTTCCCCGCTCCACTTAGGCCGGACACAAAGGGGCTTCTGTCCTGCAGAGGACCGGGAAAAGATCAGGGCGGCGGCTCCTGTAGGCTCCCTGTTCTTGttgtttcccctctcctcccctcccccccgttgGCAAGGAAAATAGACTTTTGTATGGCTCGGCGGCTGTCCTCCATCTCCCAGTCCCCGCCTAGCTGAGGGATACAGCCAGAGCAACTCTGAGAGTCggtccttccctcttctcccctcccttccccctagcCTGCAGGCATTGCAGCCAGAGCCCACTTCGCTTCTAGCAGCCCGGCTTTCGAGAAAAGCCATTCCAGCACTCCGAGGGCGGCGGTGGATGGCCCTTTAAGAGGCGGGACCAAGGGTCTCTCCAGGGCCGCTTCCTCTTGTTTTGACGCCGAGTTAGCGGCGACTGGCTCGCGCCCCAGCCAACCGCTTTTcgtcctcccccccgccccgccccatccTCGCCTCCCACCCTGTGACCCCGGAAGTGGAAGCAGGCGCAGAGCCCTGCTTGCGGCGGGGACGGAAGGCGGAAGCGGAGCGGGAGTGGGAGGCGGAGCCGGGGGAGCTGCTCTCGTAGCTCCCCCTGGCATCAGGCCCGGCTTGCTCGAGGGGGAGGAGTTACCGCCGCTGTTCGGTACGTTACCTTCGCCCCTTCCGTCCGGCTGGGTGAGTTACCCGGTGGTCTTTCTCTGGGGCAATCCTaaactcctccctcctcctccccccaccccctgccagctTTTCTTTCAGTCTCCAGGTCCCCACCCTTTCCTGACAGCCTGTgggtccccgccccccgcccccccccccccacctctcaggccgcctttccctttttccttagAGTGACAGTCTCCCCGACCACACCCTTTGCGGTCCCTTATTCGTTCCCTTGATTGAGTGAATATTTTAGTTTCCTGGGAAAACAAACTTTTAAGGTTTGGAAGTGGGGTGGGAAAGGTTACTGTGAGGGTTATAGTCTGATTACTACTGGACACATTGCTAGGATGAGCGaatgcccccccaacccccccgcaAGAACCTGGGATAAAATGGGGGCACATTGAATGTGTACTCAAGACTTTGTAAAAAGGCTTCTCTTGGTCCCATCCTTGATCATTCTCCCCTTGATACCTTCTTTTACAGGTATCAGAACTTACCAGGATGGCTGTGACCTAAAATCCTCAAGAAGCCCCGGGGAAATGGCCCAGAAGCACCCCGGAGAAAGAAGGTTGTGTGGAGCCCACCACGGTGGTGGTGCCTCCCTCAGGACTTCAGGACCCTCGGTGAACCCTGAAATACTTTCTTTCTCAGAACTCAGGGACTCAGCAGGGACTGTGCCTAATGGTACCCGCTGCCTCACGGAGCACTCTGGTCCTAAGTACACACAGCTCCCAAACCCAGCTCACTGGTCGGATCCAAGCCATGGCCCCCCAAGGGGTCCAGGACCACCTAGAGAAGAAGACCCTGGTCAGAGTGAGGCATCTTCAGAAGAAGAGTCAGGAGTGGACCAGGAACTCTGCAGAGAGAGTGAGGCTGGGTACCAGGAGGATGGGAAcccttcatttctttccattcCATCTGCTTGCAACTGCCAGAGAACCCTTCAGATCCCCGAAGGGCCTTACTCTGAGGGAGGAGATGGTTCTTCCAGCAACTTTTGCCACCATTGTACCTCTCCAGCCTCGGGGGAAGATGAAGAGTTGGAAGAAGAATATGATGATGAAGAACCTCTTAAATTCCCCAGTGATTTTTCACGTGTGTCcagtgggaaaaaaaacccatctcGGAGGCAGCGGCACCGTTTTACAACCAAGGAGGAAACTCGGGAGGTTGGACGTAAAGATCCCAGGTCCCCTGGTCGAAATCGGCAGGGCCGAAAACGAAGTCAGACCGATAGGCGCAGAGGCCTGGGATTATGGGGGGCAGAAGAACTATGTCAGCTTGGACAGGCGGGCTTCTGGTGGCTAATCGAACTTCTGGTATTGGTGGGAGAGTATGTGGAAACTTGTGGCCATCTCATCTATGCATGCAGGCAGCTGAAAGGGAGTGATCTTGACCTTTTCCGAGTTTGGGTGGGAGTCTGGGCAGGGAGGCTTGGGAGCTGGACCCAGGTGGCATACCAGTTTCTAAGCCAAGGCTTTTACTGTGGGGCAGGACTGTTCACCCGTTTTCTTAGACTACTGGGTGCTTTGCTActcctggctctggctctctTTTTGGGCTGTCTGCAGCTGGGCTGGCGGTTTCTAGTGGGGCTAGGTGACTGGTTAGGCTGGAGAGATAAGGCCACCTGGCTTTTCTCTTGGCTAGATTCTCCAGCTTTTCAGCGTTGCTTTAGTCTTCTGAGAGATAGCAAGCTGTGGCAGCAGCTAGTAAGATTAGTTCAGTGGGGTTGGCTGGAGTTGCCTTGGGTCAAGCAGAGGACTAATAGGCATGGGAATGCACCTATAACTAGTGGGCGCTACTGTCAGCCAGAAGAGGAAGTGACTCGACTCTTGACCATGGCTGGGGTTCCTGAGGATGAACTAAACCCATTCCATGTGCTGGGGGTTGAAGCCACTGCGTCAGATATTGAACTGAAGAAGGCCTATAGGCAACTGGCAGTGATGGTGAGTACCCTCTACCTATTTCATGTTCGCCTTGGTTCCCATATTCCAAGCTTGGGGAGAGTGAAATAAAGGAAAGGCATTGTACAAAGTCTACttgaaacaacattttttttttccttttgccagtcattgggcttgaactcagagcctggacactgtccttgagcttctcttgctcaaggctagcgctctaccacttgagccacagcaccacttccagctttttctgtatgtgtggtactgaggaatcgaactcagggcttcatgcatgctagacaaagcactttaccactaggccctgaAACATAACATTCTTAGGAAAGAGTATGAAGATTTTCTCTACTATGGAATTGACTTTCCCTCCATATTAATCTTTTGATTAATGACAAATTAATCTTTCATcataagatttttgttttggggggctgggaatgtggcttagtgggagagtgtttgcctagtatgcatgaagccccgggttcagtTCCTCACTatgacatgaacagaaaaagctggaagtggcactgtggctcaagtgatagagtgttagtcatgagcaaaaagaagctcagggacagtgcctaggccctgagctcaagtcccaggactggcaaaaaaaaaaagattgttgttTTTCGAACCAGTTGTAACAGACAGTGATGGACTTCACATGCCCTATATGAAGTCACTTTAACTAGGTTGGAGAAGAGTACCTCAGCTGCCCCTCCCCTCCAATAGAGGAGGAATTTCTTTtgttgcctttttgttgttgacaGTATTGGGGTATGAACTCTGTACACTGAACTCTTAGCATTTTGCTCTTGCTGgttgatgatctaccacttgaaccatgaacctccaggtcctgattagctaggattacaaatgtaaggATCTGGCACTTagcctttttttgccagtgctggggcttgggactcaggcctgagcactgtccctggcttctttttgctcagggctagcactcgacctcttgagccacagcgccacttctggccttttctatatatgtggtgctgaggaatcgtacccagggcttcatgtgtactaggcaCTCTGTCACTAGGTCATTTTcccagactcctttttttttttttttggccagttctgggccttggactcagggcctgagtactgtccctggcttctttttgctcaaggctaccactttgccacttgagccacagcgccacttccggccattttctgtatatatggtgctggggaattgaacccaggaccacatgtatatgaggtgagcactcttgccactaggccatatccccagccccagacttcttctttttttttttttttttggccagtcctggggcttggactcagggcctgagcactgtccctggcttcctttttgctcaaggctagcactctgccacttgagccacagtgccacttctggccattttctagatatgtagtgctggagaatcgaacccagggcttcatgtatacgaggcaagcactcttgccactaggccatattcccagccctagactccttttttttttttttttttggccagtcctgggccttggactcagggcctgagcactgtccctggcttcttcttgctcaaggctagcactctgccacttgagccacagcaccacttctggccgttttctgtatatgtggtgctggggaattgaactcagggcctcatgtatacaaggcaagcactcttgccactaggccatatccccagccctagacgcCTTTTTTTTGAGACTGGGTTTCACTGTATAGTTCAAGCTGACTAAATTTATAATCTTCCAGCTTCCGCCTCGAAATGTTGGGACTGTAGTCATGTACTATCATGACCTGCAAAGGAGAGTTTTGTTGgtaccaaggtttgaattcattctttgcttttacgtggctggcattctacaacttgagccgtgtttccagccctgctttttgcaggttattattgttattttgccagtcctagggcttgaactcagggcctgaacactgcgctgagctacttttgctcaaggctagcagtctatcacttgatctCACAgcactactgctggctttttctcttgatatggtactgaggaatcaaaccagtgattcattcatgctaggcaagcactctatcactaagccacattccctatcctttgctggttattttggagatagaatctcatggactgttcttTCTAGGTtgatttcaaactgcaatcttcctgtTCTTTCCCGAGTAGTTATGATTGATTTCAGAGGTAATTCACTGGCACCAGCTCAAAGgagggattatttatttattttgccagtcctggagcttggactcagttccgctcaaggcttacactcttaCTACTTGAGTCCCAGCATCACTTCACCTTTTtgtgtatatggtgctaaggaacggaatccagtgcttcatgcatgctaggcaagcactctaccactaagccacattctcagcccaggagGGATTTTTAAACATGGGGAAACTTAGCTGTCTCCTAGAGGCAAGTGTGGACCTTCTGTGGAAGGGATTCAGGGAGTGCATGTTAAGTGATTATTCcaagacaaaacaggaaaaagctggctatttttctttttttttttttttttgtggttcctggagttgaacctggggccttgcaAGTGCTCTACTGAGCTATATTCCCAATTTTGAAAACAGGAAATTTCAAGAAGAGCAGGCCAAAATTTTAGAGGGAATGAAAATGGAACATAAATCATAGGTATGTTTCTCTATATATCATACATGAAAGTACAGTTTCTTTTATTGATAAGAGAATGTGCTGGTAATGTACTGTATGTATGCTTGAGGGGAATGGTTTAATGCAAGCAGAGATTGCAGttagagggctgggagtgtgcctcaagtggtaagcacTTGCTTAGAaaggaggccttgggttcaatcatCAGTACTGGGGGAAAAAGATATAaacattgttgctatttttaggCTTATGGTTGGTGTTGctggggatccaacccagggccttgtgcatactaggcaattgTTCTACTGAGCACTTCAGGTTTTACTGCTTCTTGTTGCTGtacaagtaaaatataaattgGTTTGGAGGCCTACTTCTGAGTGTATGGAACTGGACTTGTTAACTCTCAGTGTGCAAATTATCTCAATGGCTGCATAACAAAGAGAAATGGGTAAAGTTTCCCTTAATTGCAGATGTACAAGAAGTCTCTATATCTGTAATTTACCAAAGAACCAAATTAGTTTGGTGGAAAATGAATGACTCTTAGAGGATACCCTCCTGTGTTTTTAGATAACTTTATGCTTAGTTACTAATAGCTCTCTTCTCACCTTCATGTCTTTTAGCAGGCATTCTCTCTTGAGAAATCACTTTTTTTCAACTCGAGTAGAAACGTGTTTTCCCATCCTTTACACACCTGCCTCTAAACCCCAaggttctcttttttattttttctgggctagagtttctagttttcttttagaGAACCTAGATCCTGTTGAACATAAAAGGCTgccatattgggctggggatatagcctagtggcaagagtgcctgcctcggatacacgaggccctaggttcgattccccagcaccacatatacagaaaacggccagaagcggcgctgtggctcaagtggcagagtgctagccttgagcgggaagaagccagggacagtgctcaggccctgagttcaaggcccaggactggccaaaaaaacaaaaaacaggctgTCATATTAATTTGGGAACATGGGAAGCTTATTTGGCATTAAAGAGAAGTGCTGGGAGTGTGCCTGAAGTGGTATTAGGCAATGGGGATGGGACAATCAGGAAGCTGTAGGAAGAGAGGCTATTATTTTTCATGGAGGAAAGctcaaaaatgtataaaaagcTTTGCAGAGCACCATATGCTATTTAATTTCTGGAAAAGAAAGGCAGATTATTGTAGTAAGACttggaaatgaatttttctttcctttttttttttttcgagatAGTGGCTAACTaggtagctcaggctgacctgaaATTCCCTTTGTAACCTAGGCAGACCTCAAACATGATCTTCCTgattcaagcctcctgagtactggaattataggcataagccaccacgcCTAGCTTTggatgtgagattttttttttctagtaggaaAAGAATGAGTGTGTGTAAATAACATTTTTGAAACTCTGACGACTGGTAATATAGCTACAACGTAAGGGCTTTGAATGTGTGTCAGGTAGGATGACCAGCCATTCCTATGTGCATTTTCAGTACTAAACTGGGGTAGTTTCAGGCAAAATCAgatagtgggggctgggaatatggtctactggtaaagtgtttgcctcctatacatgaagccctgggttcgattcctcagcaccacacatataaaaaaagccagaagtggcgctgtggctcaagtggtagagttctagccttgagcaaaaagaagccagagacagtgctcaggccctgaggctacgttccaggactggcaacaaaaacaacagtaacaaaaacaaacagaatcagATAGTGGATAGCCAGATTATGtgctacctttttttcttttgccagtcctggggcttgaactcagggcctgaacactatccctgggttctttttgttcaaggc contains:
- the Dnajc14 gene encoding dnaJ homolog subfamily C member 14; the protein is MAQKHPGERRLCGAHHGGGASLRTSGPSVNPEILSFSELRDSAGTVPNGTRCLTEHSGPKYTQLPNPAHWSDPSHGPPRGPGPPREEDPGQSEASSEEESGVDQELCRESEAGYQEDGNPSFLSIPSACNCQRTLQIPEGPYSEGGDGSSSNFCHHCTSPASGEDEELEEEYDDEEPLKFPSDFSRVSSGKKNPSRRQRHRFTTKEETREVGRKDPRSPGRNRQGRKRSQTDRRRGLGLWGAEELCQLGQAGFWWLIELLVLVGEYVETCGHLIYACRQLKGSDLDLFRVWVGVWAGRLGSWTQVAYQFLSQGFYCGAGLFTRFLRLLGALLLLALALFLGCLQLGWRFLVGLGDWLGWRDKATWLFSWLDSPAFQRCFSLLRDSKLWQQLVRLVQWGWLELPWVKQRTNRHGNAPITSGRYCQPEEEVTRLLTMAGVPEDELNPFHVLGVEATASDIELKKAYRQLAVMVHPDKNHHPRAEEAFKVLRAAWDIVSNPERRKEYEMKRMAENELSRSVNEFLSKLQDDLKEAMNTMMCSRCQGKHRRFEMDREPKSARYCAECNRLHPAEEGDFWAESSMLGLKITYFALMDGKVYDITEWAGCQRVGISPDTHRVPYHISFGSRMPGTSGRQRATPDTPPADLQDFLSRIFQVPPGQMSNGNFFAAPQPGPGATAASKPNSTVPKGEAKPKRRKKVRRPFQR